A single Leptidea sinapis chromosome 2, ilLepSina1.1, whole genome shotgun sequence DNA region contains:
- the LOC126974637 gene encoding transmembrane protein 267: MKFMRILLPITICCVAIVGDYIVLKCKYSESFLFRAISDNTVHALIGMLSAMLFMDGIDLTKQAYFYNVAFCTIISSFIDLDHFLVAKSVYIKDLMSLKERGIFHCTTLWLLITLVLLLYSYIYQKLNIYLLTYMITIAYTSHHIRDSTRRGIWLYPFGHTVPLNKYLYIFVTATLPLVLSYLHQCYKPGSKNTNIHYSMLV, translated from the exons ATGAAATTTATGAGAATACTATTACCCATAACGATATGTTGTGTGGCAATTGTCGGCGATTACATTGTTCTCAAGTGTAAATATTCGGAATCGTTTTTATTCCGTGCCATAAGTGATAATACAGTGCATGCACTAATTGGTATGCTCTCGGCAATGTTATTTATGGATGGAATCGATCTAACGAAGCAAGCTTACTTCTACAATGTCGcattttgtacaattatatcATCATTCATAGATCTTGATCACTTTCTTGTGGCTAAATCTGTTTATATAAAG GATTTGATGAGCTTAAAAGAAAGAGGAATATTCCACTGTACTACACTTTGGCTCCTTATCACATTAGTGCTACTTTTATACAGCTATATATACCAAAAGTTAAACATATATTTACTGACATATATGATAACAATAGCATATACAAGTCACCACATACGGGACTCTACAAGGAGAGGTATCTGGTTGTATCCATTCGGTCATACAGTCccattgaataaatatttatatatatttgtgacAGCGACTTTACCTTTGGTATTGTCATATTTACATCAGTGTTATAAACCAGGAAGtaaaaatactaacatacatTATAGTATGTTGGTTTAG